One segment of Stomatobaculum sp. F0698 DNA contains the following:
- the rpoB gene encoding DNA-directed RNA polymerase subunit beta: MEKSNMRPIKAGKGIRMSFSRQKEVLQMPNLIEIQKDSYDWFLGEGLREVFRDIFPIEDFAGHLSLDFVDFQLYRDEAKYSIAECKERDATYAAPMKVKVRLYNKDKDEHKEHEVFMGDLPLMTDTGSFVINGAERVIVSQLVRSPGIYYTIEHDKVGKECYFCQVIPNRGAWLEYETDSNDVFNVRVDRTRKVPVTVLLRALGLGTNAEIKEMFGDEPKLEASFLKDSTDNYSDGLLELYRKIRPGEPLSVESARGLLDSMFFDPRRYDLARVGRYKFNKKLHLKNRVVGKELLEAAVDPNTGEILAESGTVITRELATEIQDAGIPFVIVRGTSSEDRRLKVLSNLMVDIRNYVDMENPTEYGIVEPVYYPALMKVIREAEANGADVKKYVQRKADELIPKHITREDIFASINYNMQIEEGIGTTDDIDHLGNRRIRAVGELLQNQYRIGLSRMERVVRERMTTQDISEITPQSLINIKPVTAAVKEFFGSSQLSQFMDQNNPLSELTHKRRLSALGPGGLSRDRAGFEVRDVHYTHYGRMCPIETPEGPNIGLINSLASYARINPYGFIEAPYRVVDKSEDPKNPRVTDDVVYLTADEEDEFFVAQANEPLDEEGHFIHNNVSGRYMDETSAFQKRLIDLMDVSPKMVFSVATSMVPFLQNDDANRALMGSNMQRQAVPLMLTDAPVVSTGIEAKAAVDSGVCQVVRHAGTVVMSSGSEITIRRDDNGEIEHYKLTKFQRSNQSNSYNQKPIVNAGDHVEAGEVIADGPSTHDGEIGLGKNPLIGFMTWEGYNYEDAVLLSERLVQNDVFTSIHIEEYECASRDTKLGAEEITRDVPGVGDDALKDLDENGIIRIGAEVRAGDILVGKVTPKGETELTAEERLLRAIFGEKAREVRDTSLKVPHGAYGTVVEARVFTRENGDELSPGVNQNVRIYIAQKRKISVGDKMAGRHGNKGVVSRVLPVEDMPFLPNGRPLDIVLNPLGVPSRMNIGQVKEIHFSLAAKVLGFNVSSPVFDGADENDIMDMLEMANDYANGSFEDFKAKYGEVLNPEVMDYLEEHLDHREEWKGVPIQRNGKVQLRDGRTGEPFEGETTIGFMHYLKLHHLVDDKIHARSTGPYAMVTQQPLGGKAQFGGQRFGEMEVWALEAYGAAYTLQEILTFKSDDVVGRVKTYEAIIKGQNIPQAGVPESFKVLLRELQALGLDVRVLREDGEEVELKENVDEENVSMRSILEGDSRRYRDEDGFAEAGYSTQEFKDGELVNVGEEAAEDDTQGEA, translated from the coding sequence ATGGAAAAAAGCAATATGCGTCCGATTAAAGCCGGAAAAGGCATTCGCATGAGCTTCTCCCGTCAGAAGGAAGTTTTGCAGATGCCAAACCTCATAGAGATCCAGAAGGATTCGTACGACTGGTTCCTGGGTGAGGGATTGCGGGAAGTGTTCCGCGATATTTTCCCCATTGAGGATTTTGCCGGACACCTCAGTCTGGATTTTGTGGATTTCCAGCTCTACCGCGATGAGGCAAAGTACAGCATTGCGGAGTGCAAGGAGCGGGATGCCACCTATGCAGCCCCGATGAAGGTTAAGGTGCGGCTGTATAATAAGGATAAGGATGAGCACAAGGAGCACGAGGTGTTCATGGGCGATCTGCCGCTCATGACAGACACCGGTTCCTTCGTGATCAACGGCGCGGAGCGCGTCATCGTAAGCCAGTTGGTTCGTTCTCCCGGCATTTATTATACCATTGAGCACGATAAGGTCGGCAAGGAATGCTACTTCTGCCAGGTCATCCCGAACCGCGGCGCTTGGCTGGAGTACGAGACCGATTCGAACGATGTCTTTAACGTGCGCGTCGACAGAACGAGAAAGGTGCCGGTCACGGTGCTGCTCCGTGCGCTCGGCCTCGGCACGAATGCGGAAATCAAGGAGATGTTCGGCGATGAGCCGAAGCTTGAGGCAAGCTTCCTGAAAGATTCGACCGACAACTATTCGGACGGTCTCTTGGAGCTCTACCGCAAGATTCGCCCGGGCGAACCGCTTTCGGTGGAATCCGCGCGCGGTCTCCTGGACTCGATGTTCTTCGATCCGCGCCGCTACGATCTTGCGCGCGTGGGCCGCTATAAGTTTAATAAGAAACTCCACTTAAAGAACCGCGTGGTCGGCAAGGAGCTCCTGGAAGCCGCGGTGGACCCGAACACCGGTGAGATTCTCGCGGAGAGCGGCACGGTGATCACGAGAGAGCTCGCGACCGAGATTCAGGATGCGGGCATTCCCTTTGTCATCGTAAGAGGAACGAGTTCGGAGGACCGCCGTTTAAAGGTGCTCTCGAATCTCATGGTCGACATCCGCAACTACGTCGACATGGAGAATCCGACCGAGTACGGCATTGTGGAGCCGGTCTACTATCCGGCGCTCATGAAGGTCATACGGGAGGCAGAGGCAAACGGAGCCGATGTCAAGAAGTATGTGCAGCGAAAAGCGGATGAGCTGATTCCGAAGCACATCACGCGGGAAGATATTTTTGCCTCCATCAACTACAACATGCAGATTGAAGAAGGCATCGGCACGACGGACGATATCGACCACCTCGGCAACCGCCGCATCCGCGCGGTCGGCGAGCTCCTGCAGAACCAGTACCGCATCGGTCTGTCCCGTATGGAGCGCGTGGTCAGAGAGCGCATGACCACCCAGGACATCAGCGAGATTACGCCGCAGTCCCTGATTAACATCAAGCCGGTCACGGCGGCGGTCAAGGAGTTCTTCGGTTCTTCGCAGCTCTCGCAGTTCATGGACCAGAACAACCCGCTCTCGGAGCTCACGCATAAGAGAAGACTCTCGGCCCTCGGTCCGGGCGGTCTCTCGAGAGACCGCGCAGGTTTCGAGGTCCGAGACGTCCACTACACGCACTACGGCAGAATGTGCCCGATCGAGACCCCCGAGGGTCCGAACATCGGTCTCATCAACTCGCTCGCAAGCTATGCGCGCATTAATCCCTACGGCTTCATCGAGGCGCCTTACCGCGTGGTCGACAAGTCCGAGGATCCGAAGAATCCGCGCGTCACGGACGATGTCGTGTATCTCACCGCGGATGAGGAGGACGAGTTCTTTGTCGCGCAGGCAAACGAGCCGCTCGACGAAGAGGGGCACTTCATTCACAACAATGTCTCCGGCCGTTACATGGACGAGACTTCGGCCTTCCAGAAGCGCCTCATCGACCTCATGGACGTCTCGCCGAAGATGGTCTTCTCGGTCGCGACGAGCATGGTCCCCTTCCTCCAGAACGACGACGCAAACCGCGCGCTGATGGGTTCGAACATGCAGCGTCAGGCGGTTCCGCTCATGCTGACGGATGCACCGGTTGTCAGCACCGGCATCGAGGCAAAAGCTGCGGTCGACTCCGGCGTCTGCCAGGTCGTACGCCACGCGGGTACCGTTGTAATGAGCTCGGGCAGCGAGATCACAATACGCCGTGACGACAACGGCGAAATCGAGCACTATAAACTCACGAAGTTCCAGCGCTCGAACCAGTCGAACTCCTACAATCAGAAGCCCATCGTGAACGCGGGCGACCACGTCGAAGCGGGCGAGGTCATTGCGGACGGTCCTTCGACCCACGACGGCGAGATCGGTCTCGGCAAGAACCCGTTAATCGGCTTCATGACCTGGGAGGGATATAACTACGAGGATGCCGTGCTTCTTTCCGAGCGCCTCGTACAGAACGATGTCTTCACCTCGATTCACATTGAGGAGTATGAGTGCGCATCGCGTGATACGAAGCTCGGTGCGGAGGAAATTACGCGAGATGTCCCGGGTGTCGGCGACGACGCGCTGAAGGACCTCGATGAGAACGGCATCATCCGCATCGGTGCGGAGGTGCGCGCCGGAGATATACTGGTCGGCAAGGTGACGCCGAAGGGCGAGACCGAGTTGACGGCGGAGGAGAGACTGCTCCGCGCAATCTTCGGTGAGAAGGCCAGGGAGGTCAGAGATACCTCGCTCAAGGTTCCGCACGGCGCTTACGGCACCGTCGTGGAGGCGCGCGTCTTTACGAGAGAGAACGGCGATGAGCTCTCTCCGGGTGTGAACCAGAACGTCCGCATTTACATCGCACAGAAGAGAAAGATTTCGGTCGGCGATAAGATGGCAGGCCGTCACGGCAACAAAGGTGTCGTGTCGCGCGTGCTTCCGGTGGAGGACATGCCCTTCCTGCCGAACGGCCGCCCGCTGGATATCGTGCTGAACCCGCTCGGCGTTCCGTCGCGTATGAACATCGGTCAGGTCAAGGAGATTCACTTCTCGCTTGCGGCTAAGGTGCTCGGCTTCAACGTGAGCTCCCCGGTCTTTGACGGCGCGGACGAGAACGACATCATGGACATGCTCGAGATGGCAAACGACTACGCGAACGGCAGCTTTGAAGACTTCAAGGCGAAGTACGGCGAGGTCTTGAACCCCGAGGTCATGGACTACCTCGAAGAACATCTCGATCACCGCGAGGAGTGGAAGGGTGTTCCGATTCAGAGAAACGGAAAGGTGCAGCTCCGCGACGGACGCACCGGCGAACCCTTTGAGGGCGAGACAACGATCGGCTTCATGCACTACCTGAAACTTCACCATCTGGTTGACGATAAGATTCACGCGCGTTCCACCGGCCCCTATGCGATGGTCACGCAGCAGCCGCTCGGCGGTAAGGCGCAGTTCGGCGGTCAGCGTTTCGGAGAGATGGAGGTCTGGGCACTCGAGGCGTACGGCGCAGCCTACACCCTGCAGGAGATTCTGACCTTCAAGTCGGACGATGTCGTGGGCCGTGTCAAGACCTACGAGGCCATCATCAAGGGCCAGAACATTCCGCAGGCAGGTGTGCCGGAATCCTTCAAGGTCTTGCTCCGCGAGCTGCAGGCGTTGGGCCTCGATGTGAGAGTGCTCCGCGAGGATGGCGAAGAAGTGGAACTGAAAGAAAATGTCGACGAGGAAAATGTGAGCATGCGCTCCATTCTCGAGGGCGATTCCAGGCGGTACCGTGACGAGGATGGCTTCGCGGAAGCGGGCTATTCGACCCAGGAGTTTAAAGACGGCGAACTTGTGAACGTCGGAGAAGAAGCAGCGGAAGACGACACACAGGGCGAAGCGTAA
- a CDS encoding DUF1934 domain-containing protein, which translates to MTEDVLVTISGKHLLGGESEDVELLVPGRYRRTEDGVHEIYYEEPLDDTGFGTENTLRIDGNSMCIEKRGACKAELRFLNSVSRTVCEYRTPYGVFLIGIKTSDLRIEIGEDCIRAEVIYAMDVEEEFLKDCEMAVEIRARRGDTGEA; encoded by the coding sequence ATGACGGAAGATGTGCTGGTGACCATAAGCGGCAAGCACCTGCTTGGCGGAGAGAGCGAAGATGTGGAGCTCCTCGTGCCCGGGCGCTACCGCCGGACCGAAGATGGGGTGCATGAAATCTACTACGAAGAGCCCCTGGATGACACGGGCTTCGGAACCGAGAATACACTCCGGATAGACGGGAACTCCATGTGCATCGAGAAGCGGGGGGCCTGCAAGGCGGAACTGCGCTTTTTAAACAGCGTAAGCAGAACCGTCTGCGAATACCGCACGCCCTACGGCGTCTTCTTGATCGGCATCAAGACCTCGGATCTCCGCATTGAGATCGGGGAGGATTGCATCCGGGCGGAAGTGATTTATGCGATGGATGTGGAGGAAGAGTTTCTGAAGGACTGTGAGATGGCGGTCGAAATCCGCGCGCGGCGCGGCGATACGGGAGAAGCCTGA
- the murI gene encoding glutamate racemase, which produces MNGGVFDEQDPVKLYVPKRERREHFAVDARAPIGVFDSGVGGLTVVRELMRQIPDERMVYFGDTARLPYGAKSRDTVIRYSRQIVRFLKTKGVKAIVIACNTASSHALKTLAEENDIPVIGVIYAGALSAVRATENGRIGVIGTRGTVSSEIYPKVIESLAPGLRVFQKACPMFVPLVEEGLLHDSVTDEMAARYLQELKEKYVDTLVLGCTHYPLLRGTIGRIMGDQVKLVNPAYETALELKDILAREKLLNPGDGNMEGKYRFYVSDLAENFRDFANSILPTERLEAKKIEIEEY; this is translated from the coding sequence ATGAACGGCGGGGTGTTTGACGAGCAGGATCCGGTCAAACTCTATGTGCCGAAGCGGGAACGCCGCGAGCATTTTGCCGTTGATGCGCGCGCACCGATCGGCGTGTTTGATTCCGGCGTCGGCGGTCTCACGGTTGTGAGAGAGCTGATGCGACAGATACCGGACGAGCGCATGGTGTACTTCGGAGACACGGCGCGCCTGCCCTACGGCGCAAAATCAAGAGATACGGTCATCCGTTACTCGCGGCAGATTGTGCGCTTCTTAAAGACCAAGGGCGTGAAGGCCATCGTCATTGCCTGCAACACGGCGAGCTCCCACGCGTTAAAAACCCTTGCCGAGGAGAACGATATCCCGGTGATCGGCGTGATTTACGCCGGCGCGCTGAGCGCCGTGCGCGCGACCGAGAACGGGCGTATCGGTGTCATCGGTACCCGGGGCACCGTTTCCTCGGAAATATACCCGAAGGTAATCGAGAGCCTCGCTCCGGGGCTTCGCGTGTTCCAGAAAGCCTGCCCCATGTTTGTGCCGCTCGTCGAAGAGGGACTCCTTCACGACAGCGTGACGGATGAAATGGCGGCGCGCTATCTGCAGGAATTGAAGGAAAAGTATGTGGACACCCTGGTGCTCGGCTGCACACACTATCCGCTGCTCCGCGGCACGATAGGGCGCATCATGGGAGATCAGGTAAAGCTTGTGAACCCGGCCTACGAGACGGCGCTGGAACTGAAGGATATACTCGCGCGGGAAAAGCTCTTAAACCCGGGAGACGGGAATATGGAGGGGAAGTATCGCTTCTACGTGAGCGATCTCGCCGAGAACTTTCGGGACTTTGCAAACTCCATTTTGCCGACCGAAAGGCTGGAAGCAAAGAAAATCGAAATCGAAGAATATTGA
- a CDS encoding D-alanine--D-alanine ligase family protein, with the protein MSKKTVAVLFGGQSSEHEISCRSAINIIHNIDREAYDLVLVGITKEGHWVKVNRVEDIENGSWRESRIGAVLSPDATEQCLMIHEQAAITRVKIDLVFPILHGLYGEDGTIQGLCKLAKIPFVGCGVTASAVGMDKGITKLVVHSLGITQADFLLVTREMLKDMCAVIERTESLFSYPVFVKPCNAGSSCGVTKVHGREELSEAFREAARFDSRILVEECIVGREIECAVLGGGARPVQASGVGEILAAADFYDYDAKYFSQESKTVVDPELPEGSAEEVRRSAVRIFEALDGYGLSRVDFFVTAEGKVIFNEINTMPGFTSISMYPMLFEARGKDKKALVKELMELALEREA; encoded by the coding sequence ATGAGCAAGAAGACAGTTGCGGTACTATTCGGCGGGCAGTCCTCGGAGCACGAGATTTCCTGCCGCTCTGCGATCAATATCATTCACAACATTGACCGCGAAGCCTATGATCTCGTGTTGGTCGGCATCACGAAGGAGGGGCACTGGGTCAAGGTGAATCGGGTCGAAGACATAGAGAACGGCAGCTGGAGAGAGTCGAGAATCGGTGCCGTGCTCTCACCGGATGCGACGGAACAGTGCCTCATGATTCATGAGCAGGCCGCGATTACCCGCGTGAAGATAGACCTTGTGTTTCCGATCCTGCACGGCCTCTACGGCGAGGACGGAACCATTCAGGGCCTATGCAAACTCGCAAAAATTCCCTTTGTGGGCTGCGGGGTCACGGCGTCCGCGGTCGGCATGGACAAGGGGATTACGAAGCTGGTCGTACACTCCCTCGGCATTACCCAGGCGGATTTCCTTCTGGTGACGCGGGAGATGTTAAAAGATATGTGCGCCGTCATTGAGCGCACCGAGAGCCTTTTCTCCTATCCGGTCTTTGTGAAGCCCTGCAATGCGGGCTCCAGCTGCGGCGTGACCAAGGTGCACGGCAGAGAGGAACTCTCCGAGGCCTTCCGCGAAGCGGCGCGTTTTGACAGCCGCATTCTGGTCGAGGAGTGCATTGTGGGACGCGAGATTGAGTGCGCGGTGCTCGGCGGCGGTGCTCGGCCGGTACAGGCGAGCGGTGTCGGCGAGATTTTGGCTGCGGCCGATTTCTATGACTACGATGCCAAGTACTTCAGCCAGGAGTCGAAGACCGTTGTGGACCCGGAGCTCCCGGAAGGCAGCGCGGAGGAGGTTCGTCGATCGGCGGTGCGTATTTTCGAGGCGCTCGACGGCTACGGCCTGTCCCGCGTCGACTTCTTTGTGACCGCCGAGGGCAAGGTCATCTTTAACGAGATCAATACCATGCCGGGCTTTACTTCGATCAGTATGTACCCGATGCTTTTTGAGGCGCGCGGTAAGGACAAGAAGGCGCTGGTCAAGGAGCTCATGGAGCTTGCGCTGGAGAGAGAGGCCTGA
- a CDS encoding GntR family transcriptional regulator, whose product MPEEFKMTVNEYMPLRDVVFHTLRQAILKGEMEPGERLMEIQLAKKLGVSRTPIREAIRKLELEGLVTMIPRRGAEVAGITEKSLRDVLEVRRALEDLAVELAVERMDADDIERLESARVSFREAVDAKDMIRIAQADELFHDSIYAGTYNDKLVQMLNNLRDQMYRYRLEYIKDTGKRQILLHEHEQILTAVKTRNIELARRTMREHIDNQELTISKKLSMELLEKKSEKRKEAKKR is encoded by the coding sequence ATGCCGGAAGAATTTAAGATGACCGTCAATGAGTATATGCCGCTTCGCGACGTCGTATTTCACACCCTGCGGCAGGCCATATTGAAGGGCGAGATGGAACCCGGAGAGCGCCTGATGGAAATTCAGCTCGCGAAGAAGCTCGGGGTGAGCCGCACGCCGATTCGCGAGGCCATACGAAAGCTGGAGCTCGAGGGTCTGGTCACCATGATACCGCGGCGCGGCGCGGAGGTGGCCGGCATCACGGAGAAGAGCCTAAGGGACGTACTCGAAGTGCGCCGCGCGCTCGAAGATCTCGCGGTGGAACTCGCGGTGGAGCGCATGGATGCGGACGATATCGAACGGCTTGAATCGGCGCGCGTCAGTTTCCGCGAGGCGGTCGATGCAAAGGATATGATACGAATCGCACAGGCGGACGAGCTCTTTCACGACTCGATTTATGCGGGCACCTACAACGACAAACTCGTGCAGATGTTGAACAACCTGCGCGATCAGATGTACCGCTATCGTCTGGAGTACATCAAGGATACGGGAAAGCGTCAGATTTTGCTCCATGAGCACGAGCAGATTTTGACGGCGGTAAAGACGCGGAATATTGAGCTCGCGCGCCGCACCATGCGCGAGCATATTGACAATCAGGAGCTCACCATCTCCAAAAAGCTGAGCATGGAACTTCTGGAAAAGAAAAGCGAAAAGCGAAAAGAGGCAAAGAAAAGATGA
- the ispE gene encoding 4-(cytidine 5'-diphospho)-2-C-methyl-D-erythritol kinase yields METGRESVRTRAFAKINLGLEILGKREDGYHLLRSGMQTISLADELLLTKTEEEGVHLLCDRPSLPTDERNLAVRAALAVFRHCALKGGIRIELRKQIPEEAGLGGGSADAAAVLRALRILYALPLSDAELRALALPLGADVPFLVTGGTALAEGIGEELSPLPALPPCELVVVKPPFGSSTKEVYAALSLSAMAPWEQPDVTLLRNALRGQNLTLLGASLQNALERPAMELKPALIDYKRFLAGSGALGASMSGSGAALYAVFGAEERDKALACIAAGQQQFPEAAFFLCRPVSTEEVSASTV; encoded by the coding sequence ATGGAGACAGGAAGAGAGAGTGTCCGCACGCGGGCCTTCGCAAAGATTAACCTGGGCTTGGAAATCCTGGGGAAGCGGGAGGATGGCTATCACCTGCTGCGCTCGGGCATGCAGACCATCAGTCTCGCCGATGAACTGCTCCTCACGAAAACCGAAGAAGAGGGCGTACACTTGCTCTGCGACCGTCCCTCGCTCCCGACCGATGAGCGAAACCTCGCGGTGCGGGCCGCGCTTGCCGTGTTTCGTCATTGCGCGTTGAAGGGCGGTATCCGAATCGAACTGAGGAAACAGATTCCGGAGGAGGCGGGGCTCGGCGGCGGCTCGGCGGATGCGGCAGCGGTGCTCCGGGCGCTCCGCATTCTCTATGCGCTTCCGCTCTCCGACGCGGAGCTGAGAGCGCTTGCCCTGCCGCTCGGGGCTGATGTGCCCTTCTTGGTGACGGGCGGCACGGCGCTTGCGGAGGGAATCGGAGAAGAACTCTCCCCCCTTCCGGCCCTGCCCCCCTGTGAACTGGTCGTGGTGAAACCGCCCTTCGGCAGTTCGACCAAGGAGGTCTACGCAGCGCTCTCGCTCTCGGCCATGGCCCCCTGGGAGCAACCCGATGTAACCCTGCTTCGGAACGCGCTTCGCGGGCAGAATCTCACCCTGCTCGGCGCCTCGCTGCAAAACGCGCTCGAGCGCCCGGCCATGGAATTAAAGCCGGCGCTCATCGATTACAAGCGTTTCTTAGCGGGGAGCGGCGCGCTCGGCGCGTCGATGAGCGGCAGCGGTGCGGCTCTCTACGCCGTATTCGGCGCGGAGGAACGGGACAAAGCGCTTGCTTGCATCGCGGCGGGACAGCAGCAATTTCCGGAAGCGGCATTTTTCCTCTGCCGCCCGGTTTCAACGGAAGAAGTCAGCGCGTCTACCGTATGA
- a CDS encoding GNAT family N-acetyltransferase, which yields MTKTYEVPLEDGAQVGVTVSDEPWRGDVNVTDWEAVTESLLLRAACRKCGRPAPIAETERLFLRELSMGDLPALRRFELSERESRFLGGDWEGLKEAAFLRRYIETQYAFFDYGLWALFRRTNEAREAQFLGLVGFSPEEPPELGYALLRESRGQGYATEAALAALRYAAEELGFTVAKIRVAPENRAGLAAAEKIKEQWNRAGGAPQCRLFIQR from the coding sequence TTGACGAAAACGTATGAGGTTCCGCTCGAAGACGGGGCGCAGGTCGGCGTGACCGTCTCGGATGAGCCCTGGCGGGGCGATGTCAATGTGACGGATTGGGAGGCGGTGACCGAGAGCCTACTCCTTCGGGCGGCTTGCCGAAAGTGCGGCCGCCCCGCGCCGATTGCGGAGACAGAGCGACTCTTTCTCCGCGAGCTCTCGATGGGAGACCTTCCGGCCCTTAGGCGATTTGAACTTTCCGAACGCGAGAGCCGTTTTCTCGGCGGCGACTGGGAGGGCCTCAAAGAGGCGGCTTTTCTTAGGCGCTACATTGAGACACAGTATGCGTTTTTCGACTATGGTCTCTGGGCGCTGTTTCGGCGCACGAACGAAGCGCGCGAGGCGCAGTTCCTCGGGCTGGTCGGATTTTCGCCGGAGGAGCCTCCGGAACTCGGCTATGCCCTGCTGCGTGAGTCGAGGGGACAGGGATATGCGACGGAAGCCGCGCTTGCGGCCCTTCGCTACGCAGCGGAAGAGCTCGGGTTTACGGTAGCCAAGATACGCGTCGCGCCGGAAAATCGGGCAGGACTCGCTGCGGCCGAGAAAATCAAAGAGCAGTGGAACCGTGCGGGCGGCGCGCCTCAGTGCCGCCTTTTTATACAGCGCTGA
- a CDS encoding peptidylprolyl isomerase, with product MKHPVVTITMEDGGIMKVELYPEIAPTTVNNFLDLVKKGFYDGIIFHRVIEGFMIQGGCPIGNGEGGPGYVIKGEFKQNGVQNDLKHERGVISMARTSIPDSAGSQFFIMHKAAPHLDGGYAAFGKLIEGEDVLDRIACTETDAADKPLKDQRIKSITAETFGENYPEPEKLPEIEY from the coding sequence ATGAAACATCCGGTCGTAACAATTACCATGGAAGACGGCGGCATTATGAAGGTGGAGCTCTATCCGGAGATTGCACCGACTACGGTCAACAATTTTCTGGATCTCGTGAAGAAGGGCTTCTATGACGGCATCATTTTTCACCGCGTCATTGAAGGCTTCATGATTCAGGGCGGTTGCCCGATTGGCAACGGCGAGGGCGGCCCCGGCTATGTGATTAAGGGCGAGTTCAAGCAGAACGGCGTGCAGAACGACTTAAAGCACGAGAGAGGCGTGATTTCGATGGCGCGCACCTCGATTCCGGATTCCGCGGGCAGCCAGTTCTTCATCATGCACAAGGCAGCGCCGCATCTGGACGGCGGCTATGCGGCCTTCGGCAAGCTGATTGAGGGCGAGGATGTGTTGGATCGCATTGCCTGCACCGAAACCGATGCGGCGGATAAGCCGCTCAAAGATCAGAGAATCAAGAGCATCACGGCGGAGACCTTCGGGGAGAACTACCCGGAGCCGGAGAAGCTGCCGGAAATCGAGTATTGA
- a CDS encoding Maf family protein: MRLEDREIVLASASPRRLELLRQLGLCPGVRPSEADEHSSERDPARFVQELARRKAGLVAATETDGTLVIGADTVVVLDGAILGKPKDSAAAAEMLRSLQGRAHEVYTGVALLLAGENKERVFAAETRVHVAPMTEDEIQAYVDSGEPMDKAGAYGIQGRFACFVEKIEGEYSNVVGLPLAALRSAYKELEQDSARA, from the coding sequence ATGCGACTCGAAGACAGAGAAATCGTGCTGGCTTCGGCGTCGCCGCGCCGCCTGGAACTGCTCCGCCAGCTCGGGCTCTGCCCGGGCGTGCGGCCGAGCGAAGCGGATGAGCATTCTTCGGAGCGGGACCCCGCGCGTTTTGTGCAGGAACTCGCGCGCCGGAAGGCGGGCTTAGTCGCCGCGACGGAGACGGACGGAACGCTGGTAATCGGCGCGGACACTGTCGTGGTGCTGGACGGCGCGATACTCGGAAAGCCGAAGGACAGCGCGGCGGCGGCGGAGATGCTTCGCAGTCTGCAGGGCAGAGCGCATGAGGTCTACACCGGTGTCGCGCTGCTCCTCGCCGGAGAAAACAAGGAGCGGGTCTTTGCGGCGGAAACCCGGGTTCATGTCGCGCCGATGACGGAGGATGAAATTCAGGCCTATGTTGACAGCGGCGAGCCCATGGACAAGGCCGGTGCCTACGGCATTCAAGGGCGCTTTGCCTGCTTTGTCGAGAAGATTGAGGGCGAGTACAGCAATGTGGTCGGCCTGCCGCTCGCGGCTTTGCGCAGTGCCTACAAGGAACTTGAGCAAGACAGCGCGAGAGCGTGA